A genomic stretch from Actinomycetota bacterium includes:
- a CDS encoding SDR family oxidoreductase has protein sequence MAGFLEGKSVAVTGAGRGIGRAVALACAAEGANVVVADIGVEMDGSDPKSEIAEQVAKEIEAAGGTAIALSADVTSMADGARIVNTAMEEWGTIDGVVCPAGILRERMLFNMSEDEWDAVIDVHLKGHFTVFRAATEAMREQRSGSLVGFTSGAFQGSIAQANYSAAKGGIVSLVRSAAAGMRKYGVRANAIAPVAKTRMSDNVPMSIEMGEAEDVAPMVVYLLSDAAKDVTGQVYTAVGARLAVWNQPQEVREISTGARWSPDEIAARFDELGQERMPLFDLMDQWAGSQQRDG, from the coding sequence TTGGCCGGGTTCCTCGAGGGCAAGAGCGTCGCGGTGACCGGTGCGGGGCGCGGTATCGGTCGCGCGGTCGCGCTCGCGTGCGCCGCCGAGGGCGCCAACGTGGTCGTCGCCGACATCGGTGTCGAGATGGACGGCTCCGACCCCAAGTCCGAGATCGCCGAGCAGGTCGCGAAGGAGATCGAGGCGGCCGGCGGGACCGCCATCGCGCTCAGCGCCGATGTGACCTCGATGGCCGACGGGGCGCGGATCGTGAACACCGCGATGGAGGAGTGGGGGACCATCGATGGGGTCGTGTGCCCCGCCGGGATCCTGCGTGAGCGCATGCTGTTCAACATGAGCGAGGATGAGTGGGACGCGGTGATCGATGTGCACCTCAAGGGACACTTCACCGTGTTCCGCGCGGCGACCGAGGCGATGCGTGAGCAGCGCAGCGGCAGCCTCGTCGGGTTCACCAGCGGGGCGTTCCAGGGCTCGATCGCGCAGGCCAACTACTCCGCGGCCAAGGGCGGCATCGTCAGCCTCGTGCGGTCGGCGGCGGCCGGCATGCGCAAGTACGGCGTCCGCGCCAACGCCATCGCCCCGGTCGCCAAGACGAGGATGAGCGACAACGTCCCCATGTCGATCGAGATGGGGGAGGCCGAGGACGTTGCCCCCATGGTCGTCTACCTGCTGTCCGACGCGGCGAAGGATGTGACCGGTCAGGTCTACACCGCGGTCGGAGCCCGCCTCGCGGTCTGGAACCAGCCCCAGGAGGTGCGCGAGATCAGCACGGGCGCCCGCTGGTCGCCCGACGAGATCGCGGCGCGCTTCGATGAGCTCGGGCAGGAGCGGATGCCGCTGTTCGACCTGATGGACCAGTGGGCAGGCTCTCAGCAACGGGACGGCTGA
- a CDS encoding MBL fold metallo-hydrolase: MKVTKYPQSTLVLEKPDAGRVLIDPGTLAFADFDLDDFGHIDAVLYTHRHADHLDESRLDGIEERGIAMYGNADVCKILGAERSTEVVNRQSFDVAGFEVEARDLPHVEMVDGSPGPPNTGYVIDGRFFHPGDGRELPGLSVEVLAAPIAGPSISFRDAYRFVEMLGAETVIPIHYDYFIANPDQFGEYCGIAKVVVLGAGESADV, translated from the coding sequence GTGAAGGTCACCAAGTACCCACAGTCGACACTGGTCCTCGAGAAGCCGGACGCGGGGCGGGTGTTGATCGACCCGGGGACGCTCGCGTTCGCCGACTTCGACCTCGACGACTTCGGTCACATCGACGCGGTGCTCTACACGCACCGCCACGCCGACCACCTCGATGAGTCCAGGCTCGACGGCATCGAGGAGCGCGGCATCGCCATGTACGGCAACGCCGACGTGTGCAAGATCCTCGGGGCGGAACGCTCGACCGAGGTCGTCAACCGCCAGAGCTTCGACGTGGCGGGGTTCGAGGTCGAGGCTCGCGACCTGCCCCACGTCGAGATGGTCGACGGCTCGCCGGGCCCACCGAACACGGGCTACGTCATCGACGGACGCTTCTTCCACCCCGGCGACGGGCGCGAGCTGCCAGGGTTGTCGGTCGAGGTGCTCGCGGCGCCGATCGCGGGACCGAGCATCAGCTTCCGTGACGCCTACCGGTTCGTCGAGATGCTCGGGGCGGAGACGGTCATCCCGATCCACTACGACTACTTCATCGCCAACCCCGACCAGTTCGGCGAGTACTGCGGCATCGCCAAGGTCGTCGTGCTCGGGGCGGGGGAATCCGCGGACGTGTAG
- a CDS encoding lipase maturation factor family protein — protein MDWLGAEEYWLARWLFQRALAAIYLLAFVAVVHQWRGLLGDDGLTPARRFVERVAFRQSPSLFHWRYSDGGVLVAGWLGIGLSAAAVLGLTESGPIVVSMGTWIVLWALYLSLLNIGQVWYAFGWESLLVEAGFLAIFLGPADVAPPLLVIWLLRWLLFRVEFGAGLIKLRGDPCWRDLTCLEYHHETQPMPNPLSWYFHHLPRWAHRIEVGANHVTQLAIPFLLFTPQPVASVGGAVIVVTQAYLMVSGNFAWLNALTLVLGFTALSGGFLDALLPASAPADLADPPVWFGGLAIALTALVAVRSVPVVRNLLSPGQAMNRSFDALRLVNTYGAFGSITKTRYEIVVEGTLDDPADTSAEWREYEFKGKPTDVRRRPPQVAPYHLRLDWLMWFAAMSPSPGFRDRWFVPMIEALLAANPRILALLRDDPFDGEPPRAVRAIRYRYRFSSPAERRESGAWWTREPVGTYVPAVARQGSGASHGSMRG, from the coding sequence GTGGACTGGCTCGGCGCCGAGGAGTACTGGCTCGCGCGCTGGCTGTTCCAGCGTGCCCTGGCGGCGATCTACCTCCTCGCTTTCGTGGCGGTCGTCCACCAGTGGCGCGGGCTGCTCGGAGACGACGGGCTGACACCCGCCCGTCGCTTCGTGGAACGGGTGGCCTTCCGTCAGAGCCCCAGCCTGTTCCACTGGCGCTACTCCGACGGGGGCGTGCTGGTGGCGGGCTGGCTCGGGATCGGTCTGTCAGCCGCCGCGGTCCTGGGCCTCACCGAGTCGGGACCGATCGTGGTCTCGATGGGGACGTGGATCGTCCTGTGGGCGCTGTACCTGTCGCTGCTCAACATCGGCCAGGTGTGGTACGCGTTCGGGTGGGAGTCGCTGCTGGTCGAGGCGGGCTTCCTCGCCATCTTCCTCGGGCCGGCCGACGTCGCCCCGCCTCTGCTGGTGATCTGGTTGCTGCGCTGGCTGCTGTTCCGGGTCGAGTTCGGGGCGGGACTCATCAAGCTGCGGGGCGACCCCTGCTGGCGCGACCTGACGTGCCTGGAGTACCACCACGAGACCCAGCCGATGCCCAACCCGCTGAGCTGGTACTTCCACCACCTGCCACGGTGGGCGCACCGGATCGAGGTCGGCGCGAACCACGTCACCCAGCTCGCGATCCCCTTCCTGCTCTTCACCCCGCAGCCGGTCGCGAGCGTCGGCGGCGCGGTGATCGTGGTGACGCAGGCCTACCTGATGGTGTCGGGCAACTTCGCCTGGTTGAACGCCCTGACGCTCGTGCTGGGGTTCACCGCCCTGAGCGGTGGGTTCCTCGACGCGCTGCTGCCGGCGTCAGCCCCGGCGGACCTGGCCGACCCGCCGGTGTGGTTCGGCGGGCTCGCCATCGCGCTCACCGCGCTGGTGGCGGTCCGCTCGGTGCCGGTCGTGCGCAACCTGCTGTCACCGGGTCAGGCGATGAACCGCAGCTTCGACGCCCTGCGGCTGGTGAACACGTACGGGGCGTTCGGCTCCATCACCAAGACCCGCTACGAGATCGTGGTGGAGGGCACGCTCGACGACCCGGCCGACACGTCCGCGGAGTGGCGCGAGTACGAGTTCAAGGGCAAGCCCACCGACGTTCGCCGCAGACCGCCGCAGGTCGCCCCGTACCACCTCCGACTCGACTGGCTGATGTGGTTCGCGGCGATGTCGCCCTCGCCGGGGTTCCGCGACCGCTGGTTCGTCCCGATGATCGAGGCGTTGCTGGCCGCTAACCCCAGGATCCTCGCGCTGCTCCGGGATGACCCCTTCGACGGCGAGCCGCCCCGCGCGGTGCGGGCGATCCGCTACCGCTACCGGTTCAGCTCCCCGGCCGAGCGGAGGGAGAGCGGGGCGTGGTGGACACGCGAACCGGTCGGCACCTACGTCCCCGCGGTCGCACGTCAGGGATCAGGCGCCTCTCACGGATCGATGCGCGGATGA
- a CDS encoding Rho termination factor N-terminal domain-containing protein: protein MSKEKAARIANADRSKAGKRGGSSSKYEDWNKDELYEKAKDVGIEGRSDMSKKELINALRNH from the coding sequence ATGTCGAAGGAGAAGGCCGCCCGCATCGCCAACGCCGACCGTTCGAAGGCCGGCAAGCGCGGTGGCTCCTCGAGCAAGTACGAGGACTGGAACAAGGACGAGCTGTACGAGAAGGCCAAGGACGTCGGCATCGAGGGCCGCTCCGACATGAGTAAGAAGGAGCTCATCAACGCCCTCCGCAACCACTGA
- the hypF gene encoding carbamoyltransferase HypF has translation MGSTEERIRRGVRIDGTVQGVGFRPYVYALATELGLTGHVGNDAAGVFIEIEGREPAIERFLTRLPVELPPLARIERFDVEPLTPVGTHTFTIVASDAGGVRTAQISPDVATCDDCLAEVTDRRDRRHRYPFTNCTNCGPRLTIVTGVPYDRPNTTMARFDMCEACAAEYADPRDRRFHAQPVCCPACGPSLRLVASSGEVLRGDPIEQTARLLLDGRVVAVKGVGGYHLAVDATSEEATAALRRRKHREEKPFALMVADLATARELCEVGETEAELLTGRERPILLLPRRQDAAIASSVAPRNRSLGLMLPYTPLHHLLLVAVDRPLVLTSGNVSDEPIAFRDDDAFERLGPIADAFLTHERPIHTRVDDSVVRVIGDRVTPLRRSRGYAPRPVEVAWPFPRHVLAVGAELKNTFALAKDQHVFVSHHIGDLENHETLRAFTDGIAHFARLFDISPEVVAHDLHPEYLSTKYASELDDVELVGVQHHHAHIVSCLADNAVDGPVIGFAFDGTGYGDDGTIWGGEVLVADRAEHDRVGHLSTVPLAGGAAAIREPWRMAATHLDAAGLASEALEVRRRNAERWDDVVAVGRSGINSPPTSSVGRLFDAVAALVGIRDAVTYEGQAAIELEQAADVTVDAAYPATLDTSGAPFTIAASDLIRAVVDDLRDGVPAPTIAARFHAGLIGVVVEAAEHVRGVTGLTTVALSGGVFQNVRLVEGVLAALTQAGFEVLTHRRVPPNDGGISLGQAVIAAAVSSRSTW, from the coding sequence CTGGGGAGTACCGAGGAGCGGATCCGTCGTGGCGTCCGGATCGACGGCACCGTGCAGGGGGTCGGGTTCCGTCCGTACGTGTACGCGCTGGCGACCGAGCTCGGCCTGACCGGTCACGTCGGCAACGACGCGGCCGGGGTCTTCATCGAGATCGAGGGGCGCGAACCAGCGATCGAACGGTTCCTCACGAGGCTCCCCGTCGAACTGCCACCGCTCGCTCGGATCGAGCGCTTCGACGTCGAACCACTCACGCCGGTCGGCACGCACACCTTCACGATCGTCGCCAGCGACGCCGGCGGGGTGCGGACGGCACAGATCTCGCCCGACGTCGCCACGTGCGACGACTGCCTCGCTGAGGTGACCGACCGCCGTGATCGTCGCCACCGGTACCCGTTCACGAACTGCACGAACTGCGGGCCGCGGCTGACCATCGTCACGGGCGTGCCCTACGACCGTCCCAACACGACGATGGCGCGGTTCGACATGTGTGAGGCCTGCGCCGCCGAGTACGCCGACCCTCGCGACCGTCGCTTCCACGCCCAGCCGGTGTGCTGTCCCGCCTGTGGGCCGTCGCTGCGTCTCGTCGCGTCATCGGGCGAGGTGCTCCGAGGCGACCCCATCGAGCAGACGGCACGGCTGCTCCTGGACGGCCGGGTCGTCGCGGTGAAGGGTGTCGGTGGGTACCACCTCGCGGTGGACGCGACATCGGAGGAGGCGACCGCGGCGCTGCGGCGGCGCAAGCACCGCGAGGAGAAGCCCTTCGCCCTGATGGTCGCCGACCTGGCGACGGCACGCGAGCTCTGCGAGGTCGGGGAGACCGAAGCGGAGCTGCTGACCGGCCGCGAGCGCCCCATCCTGCTGCTGCCGCGACGCCAGGACGCCGCGATCGCCTCGTCCGTCGCCCCACGGAACCGCTCGCTCGGGCTGATGCTGCCCTACACCCCCCTGCACCACCTGCTGTTGGTTGCGGTCGACCGCCCCCTCGTGCTGACGAGCGGGAACGTGTCCGACGAGCCCATCGCCTTCCGCGACGACGACGCCTTCGAGCGCCTCGGACCCATCGCCGACGCCTTCCTCACCCACGAGCGCCCCATCCACACCCGCGTCGACGACTCGGTCGTTCGGGTGATCGGCGATCGCGTCACCCCGCTCAGGCGATCGCGTGGTTACGCCCCACGCCCGGTCGAGGTCGCGTGGCCGTTCCCGCGTCACGTCCTCGCGGTCGGCGCCGAGTTGAAGAACACCTTCGCGCTCGCGAAGGACCAGCACGTGTTCGTCTCGCACCACATCGGCGATCTCGAGAACCACGAGACGCTGCGAGCCTTCACCGACGGGATCGCCCACTTCGCGCGCCTGTTCGACATCTCCCCGGAGGTCGTCGCCCACGACCTGCACCCCGAGTACCTGTCGACGAAGTACGCGTCCGAACTCGACGACGTCGAACTCGTGGGCGTGCAGCACCACCACGCCCACATCGTCTCGTGTCTCGCGGACAACGCCGTCGACGGGCCGGTCATCGGGTTCGCGTTCGACGGCACCGGTTACGGCGACGACGGGACCATCTGGGGGGGCGAGGTGCTGGTCGCCGACCGCGCCGAACACGACCGCGTCGGCCACCTCTCGACCGTCCCGCTCGCGGGCGGAGCCGCCGCCATCCGTGAACCGTGGCGCATGGCCGCCACCCACCTCGACGCCGCTGGTCTCGCGTCAGAGGCTCTGGAGGTCCGCCGACGCAACGCCGAGCGCTGGGACGACGTCGTCGCGGTCGGCCGCTCCGGCATCAACTCCCCACCCACCTCGAGCGTGGGGCGGCTGTTCGACGCGGTCGCCGCCCTCGTCGGCATCCGCGACGCCGTTACCTACGAGGGCCAGGCCGCCATCGAGCTGGAGCAGGCCGCCGATGTCACGGTGGACGCCGCCTACCCAGCGACGCTGGACACGAGCGGGGCGCCGTTCACCATCGCCGCGAGCGACCTGATCCGGGCCGTCGTCGACGACCTCCGGGATGGTGTGCCGGCGCCGACCATCGCCGCGAGGTTCCACGCCGGGCTGATCGGCGTCGTGGTCGAGGCGGCGGAGCACGTCCGGGGGGTGACGGGACTAACGACGGTGGCGCTGTCCGGAGGGGTCTTCCAGAACGTGCGCTTGGTCGAGGGCGTGCTCGCGGCGCTGACGCAGGCGGGCTTCGAGGTCCTCACCCACCGGCGGGTGCCACCCAACGACGGTGGCATCAGCCTCGGTCAGGCCGTCATCGCCGCAGCCGTGAGCTCACGCAGCACGTGGTAG
- a CDS encoding SIS domain-containing protein, with product MATGPTQLLETASAAFGRRVEPVAVLANSAEPLAIACHAMAGRFLEGGTLIAFGNGGPTTDAQHVSVEFVHPVIVGKRALPAISLNADAASFTSVASRHGFDEVYAHTLRVVGRPTDIALGLSHDGDCRNVLRGLEAAHEAGLLTIALVGGDGGAIADSGAVDHVLLAASDDPLVVKEAHVTTYHVLWELVHVFLEQPDVVTGDASAAETGPDGLGELYPFLYEGGSDIEAVLEEVAASSRDKVAEVVQLRTRTGEAYADELARAAAALGESFRRGGRLLSCGNGGSSSDAQEVARVHLDPPHGWSPVPALCLTNDVAVITALSNDVDFEVVFSRQVRAFGRPGDAFVALSTSGNSPNLIRAFEAAREIGMVTVGFAGGDGGTMASSDAIDHLFVVPSASVHRIQEVQTTLYHVLRELTAAAMTA from the coding sequence ATGGCGACCGGACCGACGCAGCTGCTGGAGACGGCGAGCGCGGCGTTCGGTCGTCGTGTCGAGCCGGTCGCGGTGCTGGCGAACTCCGCCGAGCCACTGGCGATCGCGTGCCACGCGATGGCGGGTCGCTTCCTCGAGGGCGGGACCCTGATCGCCTTCGGCAACGGCGGCCCGACGACCGACGCGCAGCACGTGTCGGTGGAGTTCGTCCACCCCGTCATCGTCGGCAAGCGCGCGCTGCCAGCCATCTCGCTCAACGCCGACGCGGCGAGCTTCACGAGCGTCGCGTCGCGACACGGCTTCGACGAGGTCTACGCGCACACGCTCCGCGTCGTGGGCCGGCCCACCGACATCGCACTCGGGCTGTCCCACGACGGCGACTGTCGCAACGTGCTGCGTGGTCTCGAGGCCGCGCACGAGGCCGGGCTGCTGACGATCGCGCTCGTCGGAGGTGACGGTGGTGCCATCGCCGACAGCGGAGCCGTCGACCACGTCCTGCTGGCGGCGTCCGACGATCCGTTGGTGGTGAAGGAGGCTCACGTCACGACCTACCACGTGCTGTGGGAGCTGGTCCACGTCTTCCTCGAGCAGCCGGACGTCGTGACCGGCGACGCATCCGCGGCCGAGACGGGTCCCGACGGCCTAGGCGAGCTCTACCCGTTCCTGTACGAGGGCGGCTCGGACATCGAGGCCGTGCTCGAGGAGGTGGCTGCGTCCAGCCGCGACAAGGTCGCCGAGGTCGTGCAGCTCCGCACCCGGACCGGCGAGGCCTACGCCGACGAGCTCGCACGGGCGGCCGCGGCGCTGGGGGAGTCCTTCCGGAGGGGTGGGAGGCTGCTCAGTTGCGGGAACGGCGGGAGCAGCAGCGACGCGCAGGAGGTTGCTCGCGTCCACCTCGACCCGCCTCACGGCTGGTCGCCGGTGCCGGCGCTGTGCCTGACCAACGATGTCGCGGTCATCACCGCCCTGTCGAACGACGTCGACTTCGAGGTCGTGTTCTCCCGCCAGGTGCGCGCCTTCGGCCGCCCCGGTGATGCGTTCGTCGCGCTGTCGACGAGCGGCAACTCGCCCAACCTCATCCGCGCGTTCGAGGCTGCCCGAGAGATCGGGATGGTGACGGTGGGGTTCGCGGGTGGGGATGGCGGGACGATGGCGAGCAGCGACGCCATCGACCACCTCTTCGTCGTGCCGTCCGCGTCGGTGCACCGCATCCAGGAGGTCCAGACGACGCTCTACCACGTGCTGCGTGAGCTCACGGCTGCGGCGATGACGGCCTGA